A single window of Watersipora subatra chromosome 11, tzWatSuba1.1, whole genome shotgun sequence DNA harbors:
- the LOC137407806 gene encoding mu-type opioid receptor-like, whose protein sequence is MWENFTAENSSSATVVNGGNRLNWVLYTGSSTVGLILNMLALIIIIRGRRFNRHLRIHLLNLSIADLLSSFLLPFSARIGVVLNISYPDNLILCKIHVSVTYTIFYSSLLFNTAVALEKMMFIYFPFEMLKYTKKHAIVVTVCVWIIAALCQIGLLINSEISINVNHKENLACYPYGVVTEYKPKVYRLFVISSAVKHWAPSAAIAIAYGLIAIKLCCRKNIGESGCFHNRFSCRVLIMLAADGLAVAVWTPYYTWLIVDSFKLPPLQPIAANKNRNIMYLFFSAAMALDCITTPIIYVICNRDFKDDGVEIAGSIFQRLISIKLPARRRSQEVVTSSCEVTDTTFSET, encoded by the exons ATGTGGGAAAACTTTACAGCTGAAAATAGCTCAAGCGCAACAGTCGTCAACGGAGGAAACAGACTCAACTGGGTTCTGTACACTGGGAGTTCAACTGTGGGGCTGATATTAAACATGTTGGCCTTGATTATCATCATTAGAGGAAGGAGGTTTAATCGGCATCTTCGAATTCATCTGCTCAATCTTTCTATCGCTGATCTACTGTCTTCCTTCTTATTACCTTTTAGTGCTAGAATAGGAGTGGTGCTCAACATATCATATCCCGACAACttgattttgtgtaaaattcaTGTGTCTGTTACTTACACCATTTTCTACAGCAGTCTGTTGTTCAATACAGCCGTAGCCTTGGAGAAGATGATGTTCATATATTTTCCGTTCGAAATGCTCAAATACACAAAGAAACATGCTATTGTAGTCACCGTCTGTGTATGGATTATCGCAGCACTGTGTCAGATCGGACTATTGATTAACTCTGAGATATCGATCAACGTCAATCATAAAGAAAACTTGGCTTGTTACCCTTATGGGGTGGTTACAGAGTACAAACCAAAGGTATATCGGCTGTTTGTGATTTCGTCAGCGGTGAAGCATTGGGCACCTTCAGCTGCCATTGCTATAGCCTATGGACTTATAGCCATAAAGTTGTGTTGTCGAAAGAACATTGGGGAATCTGGCTGCTTTCACAACCGCTTCAGTTGCAGA GTTCTTATCATGCTGGCAGCAGATGGCCTTGCAGTTGCTGTTTGGACTCCCTACTATACATGGCTGATAGTGGACAGCTTTAAGCTTCCACCCTTACAGCCTATTGCAGCTAACAAAAACCGAAATATCATGTACCTATTTTTCTCGGCAGCCATGGCTTTGGATTGTATCACTACACCAATCATATACGTAATTTGCAACAGAGACTTCAAG GATGATGGTGTGGAGATAGCTGGAAGCATATTTCAAAGATTGATTAGTATAAAACTCCCAGCCAGACGGAGATCTCAAGAAGTGGTTACCAGCAGCTGTGAAGTGACTGATACAACATTCTCTGAAACATAA